A window of Kribbella amoyensis contains these coding sequences:
- a CDS encoding aldo/keto reductase, translating into MKIFPTDLRIGLGGAPLGGLLSEITEDDALATVDAAWDEGWRYFDTAPHYGLGLAEERLGAALASRPRDDYVLSSKVGRIIYEADTSATDDEGFDITSRRRRRWDFSRDGVLRSIEDSLRRIGTDRLDVVFVHDPDDHYEEAVATAFPTLIELREQGVIGAIGSGMNQTAMLTRFVEEIDLDVIMLAGRYTLIDPDGLDDVLPACVANDVQVLAVGVFNSGLMAQPRPASDATFNYEPAAAALIEKANKLADVCESHGVTLPSAALAFPQFHPAVAGIAVGCRSAAEAHANAALSKVEIPVGLWSDLKSAGLLREDAPTS; encoded by the coding sequence ATGAAGATCTTCCCGACCGACCTCCGCATCGGCCTCGGCGGCGCCCCGCTCGGCGGCCTGCTCAGCGAGATCACCGAGGACGACGCGCTCGCGACCGTCGACGCCGCCTGGGACGAGGGCTGGCGCTACTTCGACACCGCTCCGCACTACGGTCTCGGCCTCGCCGAAGAACGTCTCGGCGCCGCTCTCGCGAGCAGGCCGCGCGACGATTACGTGCTGTCCAGCAAGGTCGGCCGGATCATCTACGAGGCCGACACCTCGGCCACCGACGACGAAGGCTTCGACATCACGTCCCGACGGCGCCGCCGCTGGGACTTCAGCCGTGACGGCGTCCTCCGCAGCATCGAGGACTCGCTCCGCCGGATCGGTACGGACCGCCTGGACGTCGTCTTCGTGCACGACCCGGACGACCACTACGAGGAAGCGGTCGCGACGGCCTTCCCGACGTTGATCGAGTTGCGCGAGCAGGGCGTGATCGGCGCGATCGGGTCCGGGATGAACCAGACCGCGATGCTGACCCGGTTCGTCGAGGAGATCGACCTCGACGTGATCATGCTGGCCGGCCGGTACACGCTGATCGACCCCGACGGGCTGGACGACGTCCTCCCCGCCTGCGTGGCGAACGACGTGCAGGTACTCGCGGTGGGCGTGTTCAACTCGGGGCTGATGGCGCAACCGCGGCCCGCCTCCGACGCGACCTTCAACTACGAACCAGCGGCCGCTGCCTTGATCGAGAAGGCGAACAAGCTGGCCGACGTCTGCGAGTCGCACGGCGTCACCCTGCCGTCCGCGGCGCTGGCGTTTCCGCAGTTCCACCCGGCGGTCGCGGGAATCGCGGTCGGCTGCCGATCCGCGGCCGAGGCGCATGCGAACGCGGCTCTGTCGAAGGTGGAGATCCCTGTCGGCTTGTGGTCCGACCTGAAGTCCGCCGGTCTGCTGCGGGAGGACGCTCCTACTTCCTGA
- a CDS encoding SDR family NAD(P)-dependent oxidoreductase, which produces MTDFAGLRAVVTGGASGIGLAAATQLAARGAQVVVFDLKPDVPEPLTGIAADVTDDASVRAAVAAAALQLGGIDILVNNAGIGAQGNVAANADEEWHRVLDVNVVGIARVTRAVLPSLRKSESAAIVNTCSIAATAGLPNRAVYSASKGAVLALTMAMAADHVREGIRVNCVNPGTADTPWVGRLLDAATDPVAERGALEARQPMGRLVSADEVANAIVYLASPLSGSTTGTALAVDGGMQNLRLPAAR; this is translated from the coding sequence GTGACGGACTTTGCCGGCCTGCGGGCCGTGGTGACCGGCGGTGCCTCGGGGATCGGGCTGGCGGCGGCCACCCAGCTCGCGGCCCGCGGCGCCCAGGTGGTGGTCTTCGACCTGAAGCCGGACGTGCCGGAGCCGCTCACCGGGATCGCCGCGGACGTCACCGACGACGCCTCGGTCCGGGCGGCCGTCGCCGCGGCCGCGTTGCAACTCGGTGGGATCGACATCCTGGTCAACAACGCCGGGATCGGCGCCCAGGGCAACGTCGCCGCCAACGCCGACGAGGAGTGGCACCGCGTCCTCGACGTCAACGTCGTCGGTATCGCCCGGGTCACCCGCGCCGTCCTGCCGTCACTGCGGAAGTCGGAATCCGCCGCGATCGTCAACACCTGCTCGATCGCCGCCACCGCCGGCCTGCCGAACCGCGCGGTGTACAGCGCGAGCAAGGGCGCCGTGCTGGCCCTGACGATGGCGATGGCCGCGGACCACGTGCGCGAGGGCATCCGGGTCAACTGCGTGAACCCCGGTACCGCCGACACCCCGTGGGTCGGCCGCCTGCTCGACGCCGCCACCGACCCGGTCGCCGAACGCGGCGCCCTCGAAGCCCGCCAACCGATGGGCCGGCTCGTCTCGGCCGACGAGGTCGCGAACGCGATCGTGTACCTGGCCAGCCCGCTGTCCGGCTCGACCACCGGGACCGCGCTGGCCGTCGACGGCGGTATGCAGAACCTGCGTCTCCCGGCGGCGCGCTGA
- a CDS encoding L-fuconate dehydratase gives MPRFTEFETYDVRFPTSLHLDGSDAMNADPDYSAAYLILRTDAGDGLEGHGFAFTIGRGNDVQTAAIEALRDHVLGLDVDATLADLGGFWKSLVHDSQLRWLGPEKGVMHMAIGAVVNAVWDLAAKRAGVPLWKLLAGLTPEQIVDLVDFRYLTDALTPEEALEILRKAEPGRAERERQLRDRGYPAYTTTPGWLGYDDAKLVRLCQEAVAEGFGQVKLKVGADLDDDVRRMRLAREAVGPDIRIAIDANQRWDVAEAIRWIEALEPYDVWWVEEPTSPDDVLGHAAIARAVAPTKVATGEHVQNRVVFKQMLQAGSLAFLQLDSARVAGVNENIAILLLAAKFGIPVCPHAGGVGLCELVQHLSMFDLVAVSGSTEDRVIEYVDHLHEQFLDPVVIEDGHYVAPTRPGFSAELTARTLDEYRFPGGRIWTEQTKGSTK, from the coding sequence ATGCCGCGCTTCACCGAGTTCGAGACGTACGACGTCCGCTTCCCCACGTCCCTGCACCTCGACGGCTCCGACGCGATGAACGCGGACCCGGACTACTCCGCGGCCTACCTGATCCTGCGCACCGACGCCGGCGACGGGCTGGAGGGGCACGGGTTCGCCTTCACGATCGGCCGCGGCAACGACGTCCAGACCGCGGCCATCGAGGCCCTGCGCGACCACGTCCTCGGACTCGACGTCGACGCCACCCTGGCCGACCTCGGTGGCTTCTGGAAGTCCCTCGTGCACGACTCGCAACTGCGCTGGCTCGGCCCGGAGAAGGGCGTCATGCACATGGCGATCGGCGCCGTCGTGAACGCGGTCTGGGATCTCGCCGCCAAGCGCGCCGGGGTCCCGTTGTGGAAGCTGCTGGCCGGCCTCACCCCCGAGCAGATCGTCGACCTCGTCGACTTCCGCTACCTGACCGACGCCCTCACCCCGGAGGAGGCGCTGGAGATCCTGCGCAAGGCCGAACCGGGCCGCGCCGAACGGGAACGACAGCTCCGCGACCGCGGGTACCCGGCGTACACGACCACGCCCGGCTGGCTCGGGTACGACGACGCCAAGCTGGTCCGGCTCTGCCAAGAGGCCGTCGCCGAGGGATTCGGCCAGGTCAAGCTGAAGGTCGGCGCGGACCTCGACGACGACGTCCGCCGGATGCGGCTGGCCCGCGAGGCGGTCGGCCCGGACATCCGGATCGCGATCGACGCGAACCAGCGCTGGGACGTGGCCGAGGCGATCCGCTGGATCGAGGCGCTCGAGCCGTACGACGTGTGGTGGGTGGAGGAGCCGACCAGCCCGGACGACGTGCTCGGCCACGCCGCGATCGCGCGAGCGGTCGCCCCGACCAAGGTGGCGACCGGTGAGCACGTGCAGAACCGGGTGGTCTTCAAACAGATGCTGCAAGCCGGTTCGCTGGCGTTCCTGCAGCTCGACTCGGCCCGGGTGGCCGGGGTGAACGAGAACATCGCGATCCTGCTGCTGGCCGCGAAGTTCGGCATCCCGGTCTGTCCGCATGCCGGCGGCGTCGGGTTGTGCGAGCTGGTGCAGCACCTGTCGATGTTCGACCTGGTGGCCGTGAGTGGTAGTACGGAGGACCGGGTGATCGAGTACGTCGACCACCTGCACGAGCAGTTCCTCGACCCGGTGGTGATCGAGGACGGGCACTACGTCGCGCCGACGCGGCCCGGGTTCAGCGCCGAGCTGACCGCCCGGACCCTCGACGAGTACCGGTTCCCGGGTGGCAGGATCTGGACCGAGCAGACGAAGGGGAGCACGAAGTGA
- the folP gene encoding dihydropteroate synthase — protein MADEGSGVLRLGERSFGPGEFAVMAIVNRTPDSFFDGGATYADEAALAAIDQAVADGADIVDVGGVKAGYGEPVSETEELRRILDFVAAVRDRHHDLVISVDTYRSGVAKRVGEAGANLINDTWSGADPDLAAAAAEVGAGLVCSHVGGLKPRTDPHRMAYEDVVADVIRTTTTLAERAVAAGVRPDGIVIDPTHDFGKNTLHSLEVTRRVDELVATGWPVLVAMSNKDFLGETLDLPSGRRGPATLAAVTIAGWLGARVFRVHDVAAARQALDLVAVLHRAKPPAYTRRSLA, from the coding sequence GTGGCTGACGAGGGATCCGGGGTGCTACGGCTGGGGGAGCGGTCGTTCGGGCCGGGGGAGTTCGCCGTGATGGCGATCGTGAACCGGACGCCGGACTCGTTCTTCGACGGCGGCGCGACGTACGCCGACGAGGCGGCGCTGGCCGCGATCGACCAGGCGGTGGCCGACGGCGCCGACATCGTCGACGTGGGCGGCGTCAAGGCGGGGTACGGCGAACCGGTCAGCGAGACCGAGGAACTGCGCCGCATCCTCGACTTCGTGGCCGCCGTCCGGGACCGCCACCACGACCTGGTGATCAGCGTCGACACGTACCGCAGCGGGGTCGCCAAGCGGGTCGGCGAGGCGGGCGCGAACCTCATCAACGACACCTGGTCCGGCGCCGATCCCGACCTCGCCGCGGCCGCCGCGGAAGTGGGAGCCGGCCTGGTCTGCAGCCATGTGGGCGGCCTGAAACCGCGCACGGACCCGCATCGGATGGCGTACGAGGACGTGGTCGCCGACGTGATCCGGACGACCACCACGCTGGCCGAGCGGGCCGTCGCCGCCGGGGTCCGGCCGGACGGGATCGTGATCGACCCGACCCACGACTTCGGCAAGAACACGCTGCACTCGCTCGAGGTGACCCGGCGGGTGGACGAATTGGTCGCGACCGGCTGGCCGGTGCTGGTGGCGATGTCGAACAAGGACTTCCTCGGCGAGACCCTGGACCTGCCGTCCGGCCGCCGTGGTCCGGCGACCCTGGCCGCGGTGACGATCGCGGGCTGGCTGGGAGCCCGGGTGTTCCGGGTCCACGACGTGGCCGCGGCCCGGCAGGCGCTCGACCTGGTCGCGGTCCTGCACCGTGCCAAGCCGCCCGCCTACACCCGAAGGAGCCTGGCTTGA
- a CDS encoding pyrimidine reductase family protein, with amino-acid sequence MIRRWKSDPDPLTEDELIAAYSVPDRSVPMVRANMVSSLDGAVSLEGKSGGLSSKDDQDMLGRLRMLADAILVGAGTVRAEGYDALRLRPARRDWRRENGLSDNGVLAIVSGRLDLDPASAPFVKSPVRPIVLTSAVAPADRRARLEEVADVLICGDAEVQVTEVVKALNDRGLLQLLCEGGPRLLGSLTGDDLVDELCLTVSPLLAGPGAARITNGAASTAVRQLKPLHYLLSDDGFLFTRYGRA; translated from the coding sequence TTGATCCGTCGCTGGAAGTCCGACCCGGACCCGCTGACCGAGGACGAGCTGATCGCGGCGTACTCCGTGCCCGATCGGTCGGTGCCGATGGTGCGGGCGAACATGGTCAGCAGCCTGGACGGCGCGGTCAGTCTGGAGGGTAAGTCGGGCGGCCTGTCCAGCAAGGACGACCAGGACATGCTCGGCCGGCTCCGGATGCTCGCGGACGCGATCCTGGTCGGCGCCGGTACCGTCCGCGCCGAGGGGTACGACGCGCTCCGGTTACGCCCGGCCCGCCGGGACTGGCGGCGGGAGAACGGGCTGTCGGACAACGGTGTCCTCGCGATCGTCTCCGGCCGGTTGGACCTGGATCCCGCCAGCGCTCCGTTCGTGAAGTCGCCGGTTCGTCCGATCGTGCTCACCTCCGCGGTCGCCCCGGCCGACCGGCGGGCCCGGCTCGAGGAAGTGGCGGACGTACTGATTTGTGGTGACGCCGAGGTCCAGGTGACCGAGGTGGTGAAGGCGTTGAACGACAGGGGCCTGCTGCAACTGCTCTGTGAGGGCGGACCACGCCTGCTGGGCTCGCTGACCGGCGACGACCTCGTGGACGAGCTGTGCCTGACCGTGTCCCCGCTGCTCGCCGGTCCGGGTGCCGCGCGGATCACCAACGGTGCGGCGTCGACCGCGGTTCGGCAGCTGAAGCCGCTGCACTATCTGCTGTCCGACGACGGCTTCCTCTTCACGCGGTACGGGCGGGCATAG
- a CDS encoding class III extradiol dioxygenase subunit B-like domain-containing protein, whose protein sequence is MPIVAAAVCPHPPIIVPELASGAAHELDDLRIACATAVDSLRAADVLLIVGSGPSARYGADAAGSFGPYGAPQVRVDLGGAPVAAALPLSLLVGAWLTSAVALPREAIAVPADASPAECRALGEELAADERRLGLLVMGDGSARRSEHSPVHLHPRAELFDNTTATALATADRDVLAALDPELAGVLQAAGRAPWQVLAAATAGRRWQGRLLYDAAPYGVGYFVATWAQRDDVAASSG, encoded by the coding sequence GTGCCGATCGTCGCCGCTGCCGTCTGTCCTCATCCGCCGATCATCGTGCCCGAGCTCGCCTCCGGTGCGGCCCACGAGCTCGACGATCTGCGCATTGCTTGTGCGACTGCCGTCGACTCACTCCGAGCTGCGGACGTGCTGCTGATCGTCGGTAGTGGTCCCTCCGCTCGGTACGGCGCGGACGCGGCCGGCTCGTTCGGTCCGTACGGCGCACCGCAGGTCCGTGTCGATCTGGGTGGCGCCCCGGTCGCCGCCGCGTTGCCGTTGTCGCTGTTGGTGGGTGCGTGGTTGACCAGTGCGGTCGCGCTGCCGCGGGAGGCGATCGCCGTACCCGCTGACGCGTCCCCGGCCGAGTGCCGTGCGTTGGGCGAGGAACTGGCCGCGGACGAACGGCGGCTGGGTTTGTTGGTGATGGGGGACGGGTCCGCGCGACGCAGTGAGCACTCGCCGGTGCATCTCCATCCGCGGGCCGAGCTGTTCGACAACACCACGGCGACCGCACTCGCGACTGCCGACCGGGACGTCCTCGCTGCTCTGGATCCCGAGCTGGCCGGTGTCCTCCAGGCTGCCGGGCGCGCGCCTTGGCAGGTACTGGCTGCCGCGACGGCGGGCCGCCGGTGGCAGGGTCGGTTGCTGTACGACGCGGCGCCGTACGGGGTCGGCTACTTCGTGGCGACCTGGGCCCAGCGGGATGACGTCGCCGCGAGCTCCGGGTAG
- a CDS encoding ABC transporter substrate-binding protein produces MSVRRLAAVVVVASLALVGCGSGPEEDAAAAGSDAGAGYPRTVEHAMGTTEIPAKPKRVVALDASFVDATLILDTPVVGYTDYRTINGQLPDYLGEDRTEYGSDAKAVGTLAEPNLEAIAAQDPDLIISAKVRHEKLYEQLSKIAPTVMSETTGPTWKDNIRLAAKALGQEELAEQELTSYEAAAKTVGTAINAKANNPTISVVRFVDGPTRLYQNGSFSGIVLKDAGLKRPKSQDAPGFSAEISAERIKDADADAIFVTVYADEKGLSAKTAEQFKANPLWKPLAPKVHEVPDLTWMTAVGLQGAWVILTDLAKTFDVPAPAKS; encoded by the coding sequence GTGAGTGTCCGCCGGCTCGCTGCTGTGGTTGTCGTGGCTTCGCTCGCCCTGGTCGGGTGCGGCTCCGGTCCCGAGGAGGACGCCGCCGCGGCCGGATCCGACGCCGGCGCCGGTTACCCGCGGACCGTCGAGCACGCGATGGGCACCACCGAGATCCCGGCCAAGCCGAAGCGGGTGGTCGCGCTGGACGCCAGCTTCGTCGACGCCACGCTGATCCTGGACACCCCCGTCGTCGGGTACACCGACTACCGCACCATCAACGGCCAGCTGCCCGACTACCTGGGCGAGGACCGGACCGAGTACGGCAGCGACGCGAAGGCGGTCGGCACCCTGGCCGAGCCGAACCTCGAGGCGATCGCGGCGCAGGACCCGGACCTGATCATCTCCGCCAAGGTCCGGCACGAGAAGCTCTACGAGCAGCTGTCCAAGATCGCGCCGACGGTGATGTCGGAGACCACCGGGCCGACCTGGAAGGACAACATCCGGCTGGCCGCGAAGGCGCTCGGGCAGGAGGAGCTCGCCGAGCAGGAGCTGACGTCGTACGAGGCCGCGGCCAAGACCGTCGGTACAGCGATCAACGCGAAGGCGAACAACCCGACCATCTCGGTGGTCCGGTTCGTCGACGGCCCGACCCGGCTGTACCAGAACGGCAGCTTCTCCGGAATCGTGCTCAAGGACGCCGGGCTGAAGCGGCCGAAGTCGCAGGACGCGCCCGGGTTCTCCGCCGAGATCAGCGCGGAGCGGATCAAGGACGCGGACGCCGACGCGATCTTCGTCACCGTCTACGCCGACGAGAAGGGGCTGAGCGCGAAGACGGCCGAGCAGTTCAAGGCGAACCCGCTCTGGAAGCCGCTCGCGCCGAAGGTGCACGAGGTGCCCGACCTGACCTGGATGACCGCGGTCGGTCTGCAGGGCGCCTGGGTGATCCTCACCGACCTGGCCAAGACCTTCGACGTCCCCGCGCCCGCGAAGAGCTGA
- a CDS encoding FecCD family ABC transporter permease, with product MRIRGFRAGALAALVLVVVLAFAASLALGSRWLGIGAVLHALADPNGSDADVIVRSLRLPRTVVAVLIGACLGVAGALMQGHTRNALAEPGIFGVSAGAALAVVLGLQLGIADSVGSTVWCALIGALVATFGVQRLASRGSGATPVGLALTGAAVAALLGALTTSIVLFDANTLDGYRFWAVGSVAGRGLDVAAQVLPFALIGLLLAAINARDLDLLALGDDVAAGLGLSIRRARLVGLLAIGLLTAAGVAACGPIGFLGLLAGHVARRIFGARNSWLIPAAGLTGAAALILADLVGRLVGGAGEVQAGVVLGLVGAPLFVLVVRRRAVAL from the coding sequence GTGAGGATTCGAGGGTTTCGCGCGGGCGCGCTGGCGGCGTTGGTACTCGTCGTCGTCCTCGCGTTCGCGGCGAGTCTGGCGTTGGGATCACGGTGGCTCGGGATCGGCGCGGTCCTGCACGCGCTGGCCGATCCGAACGGGTCCGACGCGGACGTGATCGTCCGGAGTCTGCGGTTGCCGCGGACCGTCGTCGCGGTCCTGATCGGCGCCTGCCTGGGAGTCGCGGGCGCGCTGATGCAGGGGCATACCCGGAACGCGCTGGCCGAGCCGGGCATCTTCGGGGTGAGTGCGGGTGCCGCGTTGGCCGTCGTGCTCGGGCTGCAGCTGGGGATCGCCGATTCGGTGGGTTCGACCGTGTGGTGCGCGTTGATCGGGGCGCTGGTGGCGACGTTCGGCGTGCAGCGGCTGGCGTCCCGGGGGAGTGGGGCGACGCCGGTCGGGCTGGCCTTGACGGGGGCCGCCGTGGCCGCGTTGCTCGGTGCGTTGACGACCTCGATCGTGCTGTTCGACGCGAACACGCTGGACGGGTATCGGTTCTGGGCCGTCGGTTCGGTGGCGGGCCGGGGTCTCGACGTCGCGGCGCAGGTCCTGCCGTTCGCGCTGATCGGGTTGTTGCTTGCGGCAATCAACGCGCGGGACCTGGACCTGCTGGCGCTCGGCGACGACGTCGCGGCCGGGCTCGGCTTGTCGATCCGGCGGGCCCGGCTGGTCGGGTTGCTGGCGATCGGGCTGCTCACCGCGGCCGGGGTCGCCGCCTGCGGGCCGATCGGCTTCCTCGGGCTGCTCGCCGGCCACGTGGCCCGGCGGATCTTCGGCGCGCGGAACAGCTGGCTGATTCCGGCCGCCGGCCTGACCGGGGCGGCCGCGCTGATCCTGGCGGATCTGGTCGGCCGGTTGGTCGGCGGTGCCGGTGAGGTCCAGGCGGGCGTCGTACTCGGGCTGGTCGGCGCGCCGTTGTTCGTGCTCGTGGTCCGGCGGCGGGCGGTGGCCCTGTGA
- a CDS encoding FecCD family ABC transporter permease — MTATEQVTAADQVTTVKPRPIVLSVVFALAAVAIAVVSLSIGTTKLPVADVVDVLLGGGRSGTRLIVLELRLPRVATGLLVGIAFAVSGALLQTLSRNPLASPDIVGVNSGAAAAAVAVIVLAGTGGGNISGFAAKVGIPTAAVVGGLLATLVVGLLSIQRGVVDAGRVVLIGVGVAAAANSLVAWLLVIGDVTDAGRAAAWLAGSLNARTWSDAVPVGLAVLVLLPVALMFNRSLEALVLGDDVASSLGVRVSRVRIVLLVIATVLAAMATAGAGPIAFVALVAPQIAQRLAKSDRPPLMTTAMLGALFVTAADLVARNGLELLQVGPYELPVGIVTAACGAPYLLHLIGRQQKGR; from the coding sequence GTGACGGCGACAGAGCAGGTGACGGCCGCGGACCAGGTGACGACGGTCAAGCCGCGCCCGATCGTGCTGAGCGTCGTGTTCGCGCTGGCCGCCGTCGCGATCGCGGTGGTGTCACTGAGCATCGGTACGACGAAACTCCCGGTGGCGGACGTGGTCGACGTCCTGCTCGGCGGTGGCCGGTCCGGGACCAGGTTGATCGTGCTGGAGTTGCGGCTGCCGCGGGTGGCGACCGGGTTGCTGGTCGGGATCGCGTTCGCGGTGTCGGGCGCGTTGCTGCAGACCCTGTCCCGGAACCCGCTGGCCAGCCCGGACATCGTCGGCGTGAACTCGGGTGCCGCCGCGGCCGCCGTCGCGGTGATCGTGCTCGCGGGGACCGGCGGCGGCAACATCTCCGGGTTCGCCGCGAAGGTGGGGATCCCGACCGCCGCGGTCGTCGGCGGACTGCTCGCGACGTTGGTGGTCGGCCTGTTGTCGATCCAGCGGGGCGTGGTCGACGCGGGCCGGGTCGTCCTGATCGGGGTCGGCGTCGCGGCGGCCGCGAACTCGCTGGTCGCCTGGCTGCTCGTCATCGGCGACGTGACCGACGCGGGGCGCGCCGCGGCGTGGCTCGCGGGTTCGCTCAACGCCCGGACGTGGAGCGACGCCGTACCGGTCGGGCTGGCCGTACTCGTCCTGCTCCCGGTCGCGCTGATGTTCAACCGGAGCCTGGAGGCCCTGGTCCTCGGCGACGACGTGGCGTCCTCGCTGGGCGTACGGGTCTCCCGGGTCCGGATCGTGTTGCTCGTCATCGCGACCGTGCTGGCCGCGATGGCGACCGCGGGGGCGGGGCCGATCGCGTTCGTCGCGTTGGTGGCACCGCAGATCGCGCAGCGGCTGGCGAAGTCCGACCGGCCGCCGCTGATGACCACCGCGATGCTGGGCGCGCTCTTCGTCACCGCGGCCGATCTGGTCGCGCGCAACGGTCTGGAACTGCTCCAGGTCGGTCCGTACGAGTTGCCCGTCGGCATCGTGACGGCCGCCTGCGGGGCGCCGTACCTGCTCCACCTCATCGGCCGTCAGCAGAAGGGACGCTGA
- a CDS encoding ABC transporter ATP-binding protein: MHVENLTLAYGTDEPVVSGLDLEVPKGRMTAVVGPNGSGKSTLLRGMSRLLKPQSGRVLLDGKDIHVLPARELARQLGVLPQGPVTPEGITAAELVARGRHPHRGMFARLTPEDQQAIDDALSAVELAELRDRPVDQLSGGQRQRVWIAMVLAQGTEHLLLDEPTTYLDLAHAVDVMSVVHAAAHTSGRTVVTVLHDLTLAAQYADHLVVMGGGRIAAQGRPVEILSERLLADVFGLRATVVEVGGAPVVVPDRTLSA; the protein is encoded by the coding sequence GTGCACGTCGAGAACCTCACCCTCGCGTACGGCACCGACGAGCCGGTCGTGTCCGGACTCGACCTGGAGGTACCGAAGGGCCGGATGACCGCCGTGGTCGGGCCGAACGGTTCCGGCAAGTCCACGCTGCTGCGGGGGATGAGCCGGTTGCTCAAACCGCAGAGCGGCCGCGTCCTGCTCGACGGCAAGGACATCCACGTACTCCCTGCGCGTGAGCTGGCCCGGCAGCTCGGTGTCCTGCCGCAGGGACCGGTGACGCCCGAGGGGATCACCGCGGCCGAGTTGGTCGCGCGGGGCCGGCATCCGCATCGCGGGATGTTCGCCCGGCTGACCCCGGAGGACCAGCAGGCGATCGACGACGCGCTGTCCGCCGTGGAGCTCGCGGAGTTGCGGGACCGGCCGGTGGATCAGCTGTCCGGCGGACAACGACAGCGGGTGTGGATCGCGATGGTGCTCGCGCAAGGGACCGAACACCTGCTCCTGGACGAGCCGACCACGTACCTCGACCTGGCCCACGCGGTGGACGTGATGTCCGTCGTCCACGCGGCCGCGCACACCTCGGGACGCACCGTGGTCACCGTCCTGCACGACCTCACCCTGGCCGCGCAGTACGCGGACCACCTGGTCGTGATGGGCGGTGGCCGGATCGCTGCCCAGGGGCGTCCGGTGGAGATCCTCAGCGAGCGGCTGCTGGCCGACGTGTTCGGTCTGCGGGCCACCGTGGTCGAGGTGGGCGGCGCACCGGTCGTCGTTCCCGACCGTACGCTGTCGGCATGA
- a CDS encoding (2Fe-2S)-binding protein: MTYTADRLADLIDGEVSWMSVRTADGVPGPEWISCAKLLRDQQAGGDPTYAWRQALLDDYGREYAVETPVQVAAMFVLMWYVSVPSIVAGVAAAATGMSPDVSPESLAFRRHPTAHYPVEVALLSSDVVSVKEAAGQVESHTRAFTDSYLPGVKLGSRQRFGAVDDELRAALRMPAEAVHAARAAEEFGIDLDQKLRTSCCYFYALPNVRACTGCPRVVVS; the protein is encoded by the coding sequence ATGACCTACACCGCGGACCGCCTCGCGGACCTCATCGACGGTGAGGTCTCGTGGATGTCCGTGCGCACCGCCGACGGCGTACCAGGGCCGGAGTGGATCTCCTGCGCCAAGCTACTGCGGGACCAGCAGGCGGGCGGCGACCCGACGTACGCCTGGCGGCAGGCGCTGCTGGACGACTACGGCCGCGAGTACGCCGTGGAGACGCCGGTGCAGGTGGCCGCGATGTTCGTGCTGATGTGGTACGTCTCGGTGCCCTCCATCGTTGCGGGCGTGGCCGCGGCGGCCACCGGGATGTCACCGGACGTGTCGCCCGAGTCGCTGGCCTTCCGGCGGCACCCGACCGCGCACTACCCGGTCGAGGTGGCGTTGCTGTCGTCCGACGTGGTGTCGGTGAAGGAAGCGGCCGGCCAGGTCGAGAGCCACACGCGAGCGTTCACGGACAGCTACCTACCGGGTGTGAAACTCGGCTCACGGCAGCGGTTCGGCGCGGTGGACGACGAGCTCCGGGCAGCGTTGCGGATGCCGGCGGAAGCGGTGCACGCGGCCCGCGCGGCCGAGGAGTTCGGCATCGACCTGGACCAGAAACTGCGGACGTCGTGCTGCTACTTCTACGCGTTGCCGAACGTGCGGGCCTGTACCGGCTGCCCGCGCGTCGTCGTTTCCTGA